CTTGACCTTGATCATCTTGATGTGTCAAGATATCTGTTGTAATCTCGATCAAATAGCTATCGAGCTCGCCTTTATTCCATTCAGCAAAAACTGCTTGCATGTCAGATGCACTAAGACCAAGTAAACGTTGCATCAAATCATATGATTCTGCAATCAGTTGCATATCACCATACTCAATCCCATTATGTACCATTTTGACGTAGTGACCAGCACCAGCAGGTCCGATATAAGTGACACATGGTTTACCATCTTCTGGCGCTTTAGCTGAAATTTCTTCTAAAACGTCTTTAACAAGTTCATAGGCTTCTTTTTGACCACCAGGCATGATAGATGGCCCTTCTAGGGCACCTTTTTCACCACCGGAAACGCCTGTGCCAATGAAATTAATACCTGAGTCTGCTAATTCTGTATTCCGACGCTCAGTATCTTTATAGAATGTATTACCACCATCGATCAAAATATCGCCTTTATCCAAGTGTGGCAAAAGATTTTGAATTGTTGCATCTGTCCCAGGACCTGCTTGCACCATCAACATAATCCGACGCGGTTTTTCAATTGAACTTACAAATGAGGCAATATCATAACTTGGGACAAAGTTTTTATCTGGATGTGAAGCAATCACATCTTCCGTTTTTTCCTTAGACCGATTAAAAATCGCAACCGTATACCCACGTGACTCGATATTGAGCGCGAGATTCCGACCCATTACCGCCATACCAACTACACCAAAATTTGCTTGCGTCATTGCCTATTCTCCTATTTAGTCTTATATTTTTATACTTTATAAGAATTAATTATAATATATTTTTAATCATTTTTCAAGCCCAAAAGGACAAAAAGTTAATTATTTTGTCAATATCATAAAAATTCAGCTAAACTATATCCCTTTATAGCAAAAAAACACCTTATTCCTGTATTTCTTATAAGATATTTAAGGTGTTTTTCCATTATTTCTAGTATTGATTACCTAAAAAAATCACTTCCAATTTCAGAGACCAGATTTAATCAAATAGACCATCTAATTGAGAAAAGGGTGTCTGTTTATCAGTTACTGTTTCTTCAGCTTGTAATCTAGCATACTCTTCTTCCGACAAAACCTGCCAAGATGACCCCGTCGGTAACTCGTCTGATATTTTTTCTTCATCCGTAAGCACACGTAAAGGTAAGTCTAATAAAATATTATCTGATACTGCCTCTTCTAAGTCAATCACGTCTTTTTCTAAAACAAAGAGCATATCGGCATCGAGATTTTCTTGATTCTCCTCAAAAAACGAGGCAGTTGTAAATAGCTCTGATATGGTCATCTCCATGGGTAAGATAACTGGCGTCAAGCTACGGCTTGATGGCATCGTCAGATCAAATTTAGCTGTAAAATTTAAAGCATACACACCACCATCTGCGTCAAGACGGCCTTGAACTGCTATCTTTGACACGTCCAAAATTTCTGAGTCTCGTGACATCAAATTTTGTTTCAAATCAAGATCATCTTCAAATGTAACTGACTTCTTTTTATTTAATTCTTGTAAAGACCATTTCATCTTATTATTCTCCTTAATGCTATTGTATAATATTTAAAATTAGAATGATAGAGGCTAAATTCAAAAAAAGACTGCACTATCTTGAAACAAGTCAAAAGCAGCTATTAGACGCTGAATTAAACAAAAACAGGTGAACATAAGGCCGTTTGCTGCAGCTTATGTTCACCTATTACATGATGATAGCTGAACGCACTTAAGCCAGCTATCAAAATTCATTATTTATTAAATGACTCGGTTAATTGTGGGACAACTTGTTTTTTACGTGAAACTGCACCAGCCAAGAAAGCATGGTTATCTTTTAGCTCAAAGTTAAAAGCAGCTTCAATCTTATCAATATTTTGACCTAAGGCTAAAATTTCAGAGTTTGAATTGACGATGTCAGTAATCATAA
The DNA window shown above is from Lactococcus paracarnosus and carries:
- the gndA gene encoding NADP-dependent phosphogluconate dehydrogenase, coding for MTQANFGVVGMAVMGRNLALNIESRGYTVAIFNRSKEKTEDVIASHPDKNFVPSYDIASFVSSIEKPRRIMLMVQAGPGTDATIQNLLPHLDKGDILIDGGNTFYKDTERRNTELADSGINFIGTGVSGGEKGALEGPSIMPGGQKEAYELVKDVLEEISAKAPEDGKPCVTYIGPAGAGHYVKMVHNGIEYGDMQLIAESYDLMQRLLGLSASDMQAVFAEWNKGELDSYLIEITTDILTHQDDQGQEGPVVDYILDAAGNKGTGKWTSQSALDSGVPLPLITESVFARYISTYKEERVAASKVLQAPDFKFEGDKVELIEKIRQALYFSKIMSYAQGFAQLRVASKDNEWNLPFGEIAAIWRAGCIIRARFLQKITDAYGRDEDLANLLLDEYFIDITAKYQSAVREVVAIAVQAGVPVPTFSSAIAYFDSYRSENLPANLIQAQRDYFGAHTYERKDKPGIYHYSWYEEK
- a CDS encoding YceD family protein, with the translated sequence MKWSLQELNKKKSVTFEDDLDLKQNLMSRDSEILDVSKIAVQGRLDADGGVYALNFTAKFDLTMPSSRSLTPVILPMEMTISELFTTASFFEENQENLDADMLFVLEKDVIDLEEAVSDNILLDLPLRVLTDEEKISDELPTGSSWQVLSEEEYARLQAEETVTDKQTPFSQLDGLFD